Proteins encoded in a region of the Candidatus Bathyarchaeota archaeon genome:
- a CDS encoding ribbon-helix-helix domain-containing protein: protein MQQVVDKETIVPVRFHKQELKKIDEAVNRAGAKSRSAFIREATERYIQEVGALKVIEIRENVTAEQAKADILAYLQEHKEAETFDIANDLRLDLELTVKVLKQLWEEGKVS from the coding sequence ATGCAGCAAGTGGTAGATAAAGAAACAATTGTTCCTGTACGCTTTCATAAGCAGGAACTTAAAAAAATAGATGAAGCAGTAAACCGTGCAGGGGCAAAATCTAGGAGCGCTTTCATAAGAGAAGCAACCGAAAGATACATCCAAGAAGTTGGCGCCCTAAAAGTCATCGAAATAAGAGAAAACGTCACCGCAGAGCAAGCCAAAGCCGATATCTTAGCTTATCTGCAAGAGCATAAAGAAGCCGAAACCTTCGACATCGCCAACGACCTAAGACTTGACTTAGAACTAACTGTTAAAGTTCTAAAACAGCTATGGGAAGAGGGAAAAGTTAGTTGA
- the ileS gene encoding isoleucine--tRNA ligase, with protein sequence MTAQNQAQTETNQSLPTNYTPLELEKEIREFWTKNQIRQKLETKKNPKGNLGYVEGPPTLNGIPHIGHARGRIMKDIRYRYKTMQGYYMPFWAGWDCQGLPVELEVEKILGVRNKRESIEKFGMERFIEECKKAIMRYHQMWLQADNKLAIAINQEKAYWTYKDPYIEREWHILKRAWEQNLLEEGHYVVAYCPGCQTSLSSAEVGYEGSYKEVEDPSLYFKFKVAGTKNEYFLVWTTMPFTIITDTMLAVQPNAEYVKVQVGDEIWIMVKQRVEPVMAELEITKYQTKETMPGTSLEGTAYDYPLKDIIPKQAENETKHPLVHKVIGEDFVDVNTATGVVHLSPGNGEDDFWAAQRRGVPIYAPFDDEVKFTKDAGAFAGVFARDADMLVVEELRNRNAFVKVKKLKHEYPTCWRSHHKLVWLARKEYFLRTDKINSKVLEAANKVEYYFDEPKNRFLAFLKEGKPWCISRERIWGTPLPMWTCEKCGNQRLVGSKKELIESAQEPIPNDFELHKPWVDRVTLKCEKCGGIMRREDFVLDTWHNSGASPYARFSDNEYEKFIPADFLTEGIDQTRGWANSLLLENVILTGKAQAPYKAFLFQGLTQDAKGRKMSKSLGNVVETNKLLEKNSADLCRFYMIRKCSPIDFMNFDMQELNRRSYQVLSTLYHLSRFFMQNATFDEFNPKKFNLDWALETKKLQTADCWLLSKLQDKIEDYTNKLERCEFNAAVAVLDDFVIETLSRLYVPMIRKELWTDEPETYERRQTIYALLHHTLKTVTLLFNPVTPYLSEALFQKVYRQLEPELPESVNFAVWPTADERFRNKALEEQFDILLKVVSIAYAARQQGKLKRRWPLAKAIVVAPKIVLDALKSLESLFLEQINVKSADYMTQTPEYVESENWVSAQEDDINVFVSAQRDETLLGEGIMRDLARRVQALRKEMGFVPTDVLESVHIAELDAESIELLEPYLDEMAGLVRARKVYLHVSQSEVEADWQQSELDGKKIFINIH encoded by the coding sequence GTGACAGCCCAAAACCAAGCCCAAACAGAAACAAACCAAAGCCTACCAACAAACTACACACCACTTGAGCTAGAAAAAGAAATCAGAGAATTCTGGACAAAAAACCAAATCCGCCAAAAACTAGAAACCAAAAAAAACCCAAAAGGCAACTTGGGCTACGTGGAAGGACCACCAACCCTAAACGGCATCCCACACATCGGACACGCACGCGGACGCATAATGAAAGACATCCGCTACCGATACAAAACAATGCAAGGCTACTACATGCCGTTTTGGGCAGGATGGGACTGCCAAGGCTTACCCGTAGAACTAGAAGTCGAAAAAATCCTCGGAGTCCGCAACAAACGCGAATCCATAGAAAAATTCGGCATGGAACGCTTCATCGAGGAATGCAAAAAAGCCATCATGCGCTACCACCAAATGTGGCTACAAGCCGACAACAAACTCGCCATAGCCATAAACCAAGAAAAAGCCTACTGGACATACAAAGACCCATACATCGAACGCGAATGGCACATCCTAAAACGCGCATGGGAACAAAACCTGCTTGAGGAAGGTCATTATGTTGTTGCTTACTGTCCAGGATGCCAAACCAGCCTCAGCAGCGCCGAAGTCGGCTACGAAGGCAGCTACAAAGAGGTTGAGGATCCATCACTTTATTTCAAGTTCAAGGTTGCAGGCACAAAAAACGAATATTTCCTAGTCTGGACAACAATGCCCTTCACCATCATCACCGACACCATGCTCGCAGTTCAGCCAAACGCTGAATACGTAAAAGTCCAAGTCGGCGACGAAATCTGGATAATGGTCAAACAACGCGTAGAACCAGTTATGGCTGAGTTAGAAATCACCAAATACCAAACCAAAGAAACCATGCCAGGCACCAGCCTAGAAGGCACAGCATACGATTACCCACTCAAAGACATAATCCCAAAACAGGCAGAAAACGAAACCAAACACCCCTTAGTCCACAAAGTCATAGGCGAAGACTTCGTCGACGTCAACACAGCCACAGGCGTAGTACATCTTTCGCCTGGCAACGGCGAAGACGATTTCTGGGCTGCGCAACGCAGAGGAGTCCCAATCTACGCACCGTTCGATGATGAAGTCAAATTTACCAAAGACGCAGGAGCCTTCGCAGGAGTGTTTGCCCGCGACGCAGACATGCTCGTGGTTGAAGAGCTGCGCAACCGTAACGCCTTTGTTAAAGTCAAAAAACTAAAACATGAATATCCAACCTGCTGGCGTTCACACCACAAACTGGTTTGGCTAGCACGCAAAGAATACTTTTTACGCACCGACAAAATAAACAGCAAGGTGCTTGAGGCAGCAAACAAAGTTGAATACTACTTTGATGAACCAAAAAACCGCTTCTTAGCATTCTTAAAAGAGGGCAAACCATGGTGCATCAGCCGCGAACGCATCTGGGGCACACCCTTGCCAATGTGGACATGCGAAAAATGCGGCAACCAGCGCCTTGTGGGAAGCAAAAAAGAACTAATCGAAAGCGCACAAGAGCCAATTCCAAACGACTTTGAGCTACATAAACCATGGGTTGACCGAGTTACGCTAAAATGCGAGAAGTGCGGCGGAATTATGCGCCGAGAAGACTTCGTGCTTGACACATGGCACAATAGTGGCGCTTCACCGTACGCACGATTCAGCGACAATGAGTATGAGAAGTTTATCCCAGCAGATTTCTTAACAGAAGGCATCGACCAAACTCGCGGTTGGGCAAACTCGCTGCTTCTCGAGAATGTTATCTTGACTGGAAAAGCTCAAGCGCCATACAAGGCGTTTCTGTTTCAAGGGTTAACGCAGGATGCAAAAGGCAGAAAGATGAGCAAAAGCTTGGGCAACGTGGTGGAAACCAACAAGCTGCTTGAGAAAAACAGCGCAGACCTGTGCCGCTTCTACATGATACGCAAGTGTTCACCGATTGATTTCATGAACTTTGACATGCAAGAACTCAACCGCAGATCATACCAAGTGCTCTCAACACTTTACCACTTAAGCAGGTTCTTTATGCAGAACGCAACCTTTGACGAATTCAATCCCAAAAAGTTCAATTTAGATTGGGCGCTAGAGACAAAGAAGCTTCAGACAGCTGACTGTTGGCTTCTGTCCAAGTTGCAGGACAAAATTGAAGATTACACAAACAAGCTTGAACGATGCGAATTTAATGCCGCTGTGGCTGTTTTGGATGATTTCGTTATTGAAACGTTAAGCAGACTTTACGTACCCATGATTCGCAAAGAACTCTGGACCGATGAACCCGAAACTTACGAGCGCCGACAAACCATCTACGCATTGCTACATCACACCCTAAAGACAGTAACGTTGCTGTTTAACCCTGTTACGCCGTATCTTAGTGAAGCCTTATTCCAGAAGGTTTACAGGCAACTTGAGCCAGAGTTGCCTGAATCAGTGAATTTTGCTGTTTGGCCAACTGCAGATGAAAGGTTCCGCAATAAAGCCTTAGAGGAACAATTTGATATTCTGTTAAAAGTAGTTTCGATAGCGTATGCTGCTAGGCAACAGGGCAAACTCAAGCGCAGATGGCCTCTTGCTAAGGCAATTGTGGTTGCCCCAAAAATCGTTCTGGATGCGCTAAAGAGTCTTGAGAGTTTGTTCTTAGAACAGATCAATGTTAAATCTGCTGATTACATGACACAGACTCCCGAGTACGTTGAAAGCGAGAATTGGGTAAGTGCTCAAGAAGACGACATAAACGTGTTTGTTAGCGCACAGCGGGATGAAACATTGTTGGGTGAGGGCATAATGCGTGACTTGGCGCGTCGTGTGCAAGCTTTACGCAAGGAGATGGGCTTTGTGCCAACAGACGTTTTAGAATCGGTGCACATTGCTGAATTGGATGCTGAGAGCATAGAGCTCTTGGAGCCCTATTTGGATGAGATGGCAGGGTTAGTGCGCGCTCGAAAAGTGTATTTACATGTTAGCCAAAGTGAAGTTGAAGCTGACTGGCAGCAGTCAGAGCTTGATGGCAAAAAAATCTTCATAAACATCCACTGA
- a CDS encoding glycosyltransferase family 39 protein produces MISQSSSKLRFNTLKTGLNNWRIAFLIFALSYGVITFFALRTTPMEWDEVAHLNGGSFLLWGEYDRFTANAFYPPLFDIITFLFFKLLGVTLVAARLVSLMFSLLALWAVFELAYGFYGGKVALLSAVLLGVMPGYFWLSRLALLETMLVFFLTLALFFFFRWLKNRQDKNLVLSGIAIGLGFLAKYQILVAFAIFVVSILFLARNQLKQSLKKFSILVVSAFLVVLPWLVIAYQIYATKIFGEWIYAVQVGNPERSIYSGRYPAPIFYFIEMVWSYNEIHPISIFLYVAGLLGLVFLAWRRRPEDKYVLIWFAVVFVFFTLIVNKHWRYVLPLFPTLAISASVLILYALSRLQNSWKSTSNVKRKHQTKFAAVLLIVCVAGAVAYSINDAYSNLTAYQINIDIEGATKYAIARMNSNESIMVLCPFNFFSRDMVRFYLWADGDNEIRVFQYPRLPVDSYTPNFNITELIAICKRANVKYLFTYEFGGTVPYYNTTLNLQQIYMQLYASGNFSKISDEATFGTNPRRIFLLTFIG; encoded by the coding sequence ATGATTAGTCAATCAAGTTCAAAACTGCGTTTCAACACGCTAAAGACAGGATTAAACAATTGGCGGATAGCCTTTCTAATTTTTGCTTTATCCTACGGAGTTATCACTTTTTTTGCTTTAAGAACCACACCTATGGAATGGGATGAAGTAGCCCACCTAAACGGCGGTTCATTCCTATTATGGGGAGAATACGACAGGTTCACCGCTAACGCGTTTTATCCGCCGCTCTTTGACATAATTACTTTCCTCTTTTTCAAGTTGCTTGGAGTAACATTGGTTGCCGCGAGATTGGTTTCTTTAATGTTCTCTCTTCTCGCATTATGGGCGGTCTTCGAATTAGCATATGGTTTTTATGGCGGAAAAGTTGCTTTACTGTCCGCTGTCCTTTTAGGTGTTATGCCGGGTTACTTTTGGCTCTCGCGGCTAGCTCTTTTAGAAACTATGCTTGTATTTTTCTTAACTTTGGCTCTTTTTTTCTTCTTTCGCTGGCTTAAAAATCGCCAAGATAAGAATCTTGTTTTATCAGGTATAGCAATTGGACTTGGCTTTCTAGCAAAATACCAAATTCTTGTTGCTTTCGCTATATTTGTTGTGAGCATCCTGTTTTTGGCTCGAAATCAGTTAAAGCAATCTCTAAAAAAATTTTCAATACTGGTTGTTTCAGCGTTCTTGGTTGTTTTGCCTTGGTTGGTAATTGCTTACCAAATTTACGCAACTAAAATCTTTGGCGAATGGATATACGCTGTGCAAGTAGGCAACCCTGAAAGATCAATTTACAGTGGACGCTACCCGGCGCCAATATTTTATTTTATAGAGATGGTGTGGTCTTATAATGAAATTCACCCTATCTCCATTTTCCTCTATGTTGCAGGGCTTTTAGGTCTGGTTTTTCTCGCATGGCGCAGAAGACCCGAGGATAAATATGTCCTAATATGGTTTGCCGTTGTCTTCGTTTTTTTCACTCTTATCGTGAATAAACATTGGCGTTACGTGCTTCCACTGTTTCCAACATTAGCAATATCCGCTTCAGTGCTAATTCTGTACGCGCTGAGTAGATTGCAAAATTCTTGGAAGTCAACAAGTAACGTAAAAAGAAAACATCAAACAAAGTTTGCAGCGGTCTTGCTGATAGTTTGCGTGGCAGGCGCAGTTGCTTACAGCATAAACGACGCCTATTCCAATCTCACAGCATACCAAATTAACATTGACATTGAAGGAGCAACAAAATACGCTATCGCTCGCATGAACAGTAACGAATCGATAATGGTTTTGTGTCCGTTTAATTTTTTTAGCAGAGATATGGTGCGGTTTTATCTTTGGGCTGATGGAGATAACGAGATTCGCGTTTTTCAGTATCCACGCTTACCCGTTGATTCTTATACGCCAAACTTCAACATTACCGAGTTAATTGCCATATGCAAGCGTGCAAATGTAAAGTACTTATTTACATACGAGTTTGGAGGCACAGTACCATACTACAACACAACACTCAACCTCCAACAAATCTACATGCAACTATACGCCTCTGGTAACTTTTCCAAAATTTCCGATGAAGCCACGTTTGGAACAAACCCTAGAAGGATTTTTCTCTTGACTTTCATCGGATAG
- the galT gene encoding galactose-1-phosphate uridylyltransferase gives MSYNELRKDYLLDRWVVIAKERSRRPTDFAKPRLSSPKTTVCPLCVGNEHMTPPAVMLYLKENGEIKKSQDQLVGERPKNWLVRVIPNLYPAFTPPRDHGELCRVQESYTLCDAVGHHEVIVESPKHNDEPAEAELSQLELVINAYIDRLKELSAKPYVKYVSVFRNYGLEAGASLSHAHSQIIATPMVPNTIQEELKASEDYYDQHGKCFYCDIIEKETKSPRLILENSDFVVFCPYASVNPMEFWIVPKKHAVNFLNLTEAEVSAFAGTLKVSLKALKELVNDPPYNFGFHLSINTQKHDSYHWHLEVYPKLAIWAGFEKSTGIYINTVTPETAAESLRNAIKL, from the coding sequence ATGTCCTACAATGAATTAAGAAAGGATTACCTGCTTGACCGCTGGGTCGTAATCGCCAAAGAACGCAGTCGCCGACCGACCGATTTTGCCAAACCCAGACTTTCCTCGCCAAAAACAACAGTTTGCCCTCTATGCGTTGGCAATGAGCACATGACACCGCCAGCCGTAATGCTTTATCTTAAAGAGAACGGCGAAATAAAGAAAAGTCAAGATCAGCTTGTTGGTGAGCGCCCTAAAAACTGGCTTGTCCGCGTCATTCCAAACCTTTACCCCGCGTTCACTCCGCCCAGAGACCATGGCGAGCTATGTAGAGTCCAGGAGAGTTATACCCTCTGTGACGCGGTCGGTCACCACGAAGTTATAGTTGAGTCCCCCAAACATAATGATGAGCCAGCAGAAGCTGAGTTATCCCAGCTTGAACTTGTCATAAACGCCTACATCGATAGGCTAAAAGAATTAAGCGCGAAACCGTATGTTAAGTATGTCTCGGTTTTTAGAAATTATGGATTGGAAGCTGGGGCATCCTTATCTCATGCTCACAGTCAAATTATCGCAACACCCATGGTGCCAAATACTATCCAAGAAGAGCTAAAAGCCAGCGAGGATTACTACGACCAACACGGCAAATGTTTTTACTGTGATATAATTGAGAAAGAAACCAAGAGTCCACGGCTTATCTTAGAGAACAGTGATTTTGTAGTTTTCTGTCCTTATGCCAGCGTAAACCCTATGGAGTTTTGGATTGTTCCAAAAAAACACGCGGTAAACTTCCTGAACTTGACTGAAGCGGAGGTTTCAGCCTTCGCGGGAACCCTTAAAGTAAGCCTCAAAGCGCTAAAGGAATTAGTCAATGACCCTCCATACAACTTTGGCTTTCACCTGTCTATCAATACTCAAAAACATGACAGTTACCATTGGCACTTGGAGGTTTATCCTAAACTTGCCATCTGGGCTGGTTTTGAAAAGAGCACAGGAATCTACATCAACACAGTCACGCCCGAAACGGCGGCAGAAAGCCTCAGGAATGCAATCAAACTCTAA
- a CDS encoding glycogen debranching enzyme N-terminal domain-containing protein, whose product MKTPAIILTNESLSRFNDVINKEWLITNGLGSYASSTIPGINTRKYHGLLVAALNPPHNRTVCLSKLDEDIIVDKTTYRLGSNEFGNAMFPHGYKLIEQFSIAPYPTYKYDCGKVALSKTVFLPQKKNAVVINYHIFNSNTSDILVKVYPLLTCRYYHTVVDRKRAPLGFTQKSAAKEFQVDFERQRATMVCRSTDGEFRAGVNWVERLHYREEALRGEAEFDDLFQPGYFELQVPPKTGKEFAITCTVSSDRQEARAVLDSVGDTIKKITKTYTEELNQKLELMAKFYYDHTEAPMSDWLNWLLLAADSFLVQNSKGRKAVIAGYHWFEPWGRDTFISLPGLLLVTGKFNEAKDILQDFMRYLKGGVIPNFVADKTGEPVYNTVDGTLWYVNAVLQYLKYTGDFDFAKEQLWEKLQQIIESHQRGTMFGIRLDDDGLLMHGPRLTWMDAVVGEDIITPRAGKAVEIQALWYNALRTMELLANKFGEKNLAEQYALMASQARKSFNEEFWNAKKGCLFDVLEAKETDTSLRPNQIFAVSLDFTMLDKDRSMKVVDVVSRELATPYGLRTLSLDDPKFVGKCVGDRRSRDTAYHNGTIWPWLLGPYVTAFLKVNDYTSKARKYMLNTFVLPLFTIGIHQGGLGTISEIYDCDAPNLPRGCISQAWSVGEPLRAYVEDVLGIKPNHLREIALV is encoded by the coding sequence ATGAAAACGCCGGCCATAATCCTTACAAACGAAAGCTTGTCACGTTTTAATGATGTAATAAACAAAGAATGGCTCATAACGAACGGCTTAGGAAGCTACGCCTCCTCAACTATACCGGGAATAAACACGCGTAAGTATCATGGTTTGCTTGTTGCCGCGTTGAATCCTCCACATAACCGTACAGTGTGCCTCTCAAAGCTTGACGAGGACATAATCGTGGACAAAACCACGTATCGGTTGGGCTCTAACGAGTTCGGTAACGCAATGTTCCCTCATGGCTATAAGTTGATTGAGCAGTTCTCGATTGCCCCCTACCCAACTTACAAGTATGACTGCGGCAAGGTTGCTTTGAGCAAAACGGTTTTTTTGCCACAAAAGAAGAATGCCGTCGTAATTAATTACCACATTTTCAACAGCAATACATCGGACATTTTAGTTAAGGTTTACCCGCTATTGACATGCCGCTACTACCACACAGTCGTCGACCGAAAGCGAGCTCCTCTGGGCTTTACCCAAAAAAGCGCAGCTAAAGAGTTCCAAGTAGATTTTGAGCGGCAACGAGCAACTATGGTTTGTCGTTCAACAGACGGCGAATTCAGGGCTGGAGTGAACTGGGTCGAGCGCCTGCATTACCGTGAAGAGGCGTTACGGGGCGAAGCAGAGTTTGATGATTTGTTCCAACCAGGATACTTTGAGTTGCAGGTGCCGCCTAAAACTGGAAAAGAGTTTGCGATAACATGCACTGTTAGCAGTGACCGCCAAGAAGCAAGGGCTGTTTTGGATTCTGTTGGTGATACAATCAAAAAAATTACCAAAACTTACACTGAAGAGCTAAACCAAAAACTTGAATTGATGGCTAAATTTTACTACGACCATACAGAAGCGCCGATGAGCGATTGGCTAAACTGGCTTCTGCTTGCAGCTGATTCTTTTTTGGTTCAGAACAGCAAGGGCAGAAAAGCTGTCATTGCAGGGTACCACTGGTTTGAACCGTGGGGGAGAGACACCTTTATCTCGCTTCCGGGGTTACTGCTGGTGACTGGAAAGTTCAACGAAGCTAAGGATATCCTGCAAGACTTCATGCGTTATCTAAAAGGTGGTGTTATTCCTAATTTTGTTGCAGACAAGACTGGTGAGCCAGTTTACAACACTGTTGACGGAACGCTTTGGTATGTTAACGCAGTGTTGCAATATCTAAAATACACGGGTGACTTTGATTTTGCTAAAGAGCAGTTATGGGAAAAACTGCAGCAAATAATTGAGAGCCATCAGAGGGGGACAATGTTTGGTATACGCTTAGACGACGATGGCTTGCTGATGCATGGTCCGAGACTTACTTGGATGGATGCGGTAGTGGGAGAGGACATTATTACGCCTAGAGCTGGAAAAGCGGTAGAAATCCAAGCATTATGGTATAATGCGTTGCGTACGATGGAGCTTTTAGCAAACAAATTTGGCGAGAAAAATTTGGCTGAGCAATATGCTTTGATGGCAAGTCAGGCGCGTAAGAGTTTCAATGAGGAATTCTGGAACGCAAAAAAAGGGTGTCTTTTTGATGTTCTTGAAGCAAAAGAGACGGATACGTCGCTTCGTCCCAACCAAATATTCGCCGTTTCACTTGATTTCACTATGCTTGATAAGGACAGAAGCATGAAAGTTGTTGATGTGGTGAGCCGTGAACTTGCGACTCCTTACGGCTTAAGAACCTTGTCTTTGGATGACCCAAAGTTTGTCGGCAAATGCGTTGGTGACAGGCGAAGCAGAGACACAGCATATCACAATGGTACGATTTGGCCTTGGTTGTTAGGACCATACGTAACTGCTTTCCTCAAAGTTAACGATTACACCTCAAAAGCACGCAAATATATGCTGAATACCTTTGTTTTGCCCTTATTCACAATCGGGATTCATCAGGGCGGTTTAGGCACAATAAGTGAAATTTACGATTGTGATGCCCCAAATCTGCCTAGAGGCTGCATTTCACAGGCTTGGAGCGTCGGTGAGCCTCTGCGTGCATACGTGGAAGACGTTTTAGGGATAAAACCAAATCACTTGCGAGAAATTGCCCTAGTTTAG
- a CDS encoding ARMT1-like domain-containing protein, with product MKVEPECESCLLARAQVQTYQATTNPALRFRCLAEVTKLLNREFKPTSVAADLGTKRDRIIRELTGNNDPYKYNKKLANATALRMLPQLKKMVEAGYNQQERFKKACLCAIVGNIMEFDIPGHKFALKNLAACMRQAAKDLVIDDIDKAYELAKKANSVLFLADNAGEIVFDTLLVEQLKNMGLKVTYVVKGGPVINDATMEDVKISGMDKLADEVITTGTDAVGLLKKEVSPEFLKVYDTAELVFAKGMGYAETLTEYKLTKPHFLMFRTKCVPVANYFMAPRDKNIAKLMP from the coding sequence TTGAAAGTAGAACCGGAATGCGAATCCTGCCTTCTTGCACGGGCGCAAGTGCAAACGTACCAAGCCACAACAAATCCAGCTCTGCGTTTTAGGTGTTTGGCTGAAGTCACTAAGCTACTGAATCGTGAATTCAAGCCGACCTCAGTGGCAGCAGATTTGGGAACCAAACGAGACCGCATAATCAGAGAGCTAACAGGCAACAACGACCCATACAAATACAACAAAAAATTGGCGAATGCCACAGCACTCAGGATGTTGCCCCAACTAAAGAAAATGGTTGAAGCAGGCTACAATCAGCAAGAACGGTTCAAGAAGGCTTGCCTGTGCGCTATTGTGGGCAACATTATGGAGTTTGACATTCCAGGCCACAAGTTTGCACTAAAAAACCTGGCCGCTTGCATGAGGCAAGCCGCTAAAGATTTAGTTATTGACGATATTGACAAGGCTTATGAGTTGGCAAAAAAAGCTAACAGTGTCTTGTTCTTAGCGGATAATGCTGGCGAAATTGTTTTTGACACCTTGTTGGTTGAGCAATTAAAGAACATGGGTTTGAAAGTCACATACGTAGTTAAAGGTGGACCAGTGATTAATGATGCAACAATGGAGGATGTGAAGATTTCAGGCATGGATAAGCTTGCTGACGAAGTTATAACCACCGGCACTGACGCTGTTGGCTTACTTAAAAAAGAGGTTTCGCCTGAATTCCTCAAAGTCTATGATACCGCAGAACTGGTTTTTGCGAAGGGCATGGGCTACGCTGAAACACTAACGGAATATAAACTTACAAAGCCGCATTTCTTGATGTTTCGCACAAAATGTGTTCCAGTGGCGAACTATTTTATGGCTCCGCGTGACAAAAATATTGCAAAGCTGATGCCATGA
- the tpiA gene encoding triose-phosphate isomerase, whose product MKLQTPIIIVNFKTYLESTGKRAVELAQKAEKVHKETGVSIVVAPQLADLAKVAQAVEIPVFAQHIDPIQPGSNTGHVLVESVQEAGAVGTLINHSERQLKLADIDTIIKLTQEKGLVSCVCANNPAVSASIAALKSDIVSIEPPELIGTGIPVSKAQPQVVTNTVDLVRKIEPNMIILCGAGISQGEDVSVSLKLGTQGVLVASGIVKAKDPYSVMRAFADATKQ is encoded by the coding sequence TTGAAGTTACAAACGCCTATCATTATCGTGAATTTTAAGACCTACCTTGAATCAACAGGTAAAAGAGCCGTTGAACTTGCACAGAAAGCCGAAAAAGTACACAAAGAAACAGGCGTCAGCATAGTAGTTGCGCCTCAACTTGCTGACCTCGCAAAGGTTGCTCAAGCGGTTGAAATTCCAGTTTTCGCTCAGCACATTGACCCGATTCAACCGGGCAGCAACACTGGGCATGTCCTTGTAGAATCCGTTCAAGAGGCAGGTGCTGTGGGTACTTTGATTAATCACTCTGAGAGGCAGCTTAAACTTGCAGATATTGATACAATAATAAAGTTAACACAGGAGAAGGGTCTTGTTTCTTGTGTTTGTGCTAACAACCCCGCGGTGAGCGCTTCTATTGCAGCATTAAAATCGGACATTGTTTCTATTGAACCGCCTGAATTGATTGGGACAGGCATTCCAGTGTCAAAAGCGCAACCTCAAGTAGTTACCAACACGGTTGACCTTGTACGAAAAATCGAGCCGAACATGATAATTTTGTGTGGCGCAGGGATTAGCCAAGGTGAAGACGTGTCAGTATCATTAAAGCTTGGAACACAGGGTGTTTTGGTTGCGAGCGGAATTGTGAAAGCGAAAGACCCATATAGTGTGATGCGTGCATTTGCCGACGCAACAAAGCAATAA